TGGGCGCTCGACGAGATCCAGCTCTACCCGGAGGACTGGGAGGGCGACTTCGACGGGTTCCGCGTCGGGCCCTACATGGTGGCCTGCCACCCGGACGCCCCGAGCATCGAGCACCTCATGGTCGCCGCCCGGCTGATGGTCGCCGAGAACGCCGTCGACGACTGCTACTGCGAGGACCTCGGCGGTTCGCCCATCGGGCTGGGCGGACGGCTCCTCCTCGCGCACACCGCCCTGGACCCGCTGCACTCGACGGCGGAGTACCAGCCGCAGTGGGCGGAATCGCTCCACGCGGACGCGCCCCGGCGCGCCTATCGCTCCGCCATGGAGTACTTCGTCCGCCTGGCGACCCCGTCCCAGGCCGACCGGTTCCGGCACGACATGGCCCGGCTGCACATGGGCTATCTCGCCGAGGCCGCGTGGGACGAGACGAACCACGTGCCGGAGGTGTGGGAGTACCTCACGATGCGGCAGTTCAACAACTTCCGCCCCTGTCCCACCATCACCGACACCGTCGGCGGCTACGAACTCCCCACCGATCTGCACGCCCAGCCGGCGATGCAGCGGGTCCTGGCACTGGCCGGCAACGCCAGCACCATCGTCAACGACCTGTACTCGTACACCAAGGAACTCGCCAGCCCCGGCCGGCACATGAACCTGCCCGTGGTGCTCGCCGACCGGGAGTCCCTCTCGGAGAAGGACGCGTACCTGAAGGCGGTCGAGGTCCACAACGACCTCATGCGCGACTTCGAGGCCGCGTCCGCCGAACTGGCCGCCGCCTGCCCCGTCCCGAGCGTGCTCCGCTTCCTGAAGGGAGTGGCCGTGTGGGTCGACGGCAACCACTACTGGCACCAGACCAACACCTACCGCTACAGCCTGCCCGATTTCTGGTAAGAACGGATTTCATCTGTGACCAACACCGAGCTCCCCACCGTCAACGGCACCTCCGCGTTCGTCCCCGCCCCGGCGACGCCGTACCAGGGAGACATCGCCCGTTACTGGAACGCCGAGGCCAGGCCCGTGAACCTGCGCCTGGGTGACGTGGACGGGCTGTACCACCACCACTACGGCATCGGTGCCGTGGACCACGCCGCCCTCGGGGACGTCGAGGACAGCGAGTACGAGAAGAAGCTGATCTCCGAGCTGCACCGCCTGGAGTCGGCGCAGGCCGAGGTGCTCCTCGACCACCTCGGCCCGATCAGCCCCGAGGACACCCTCGTCGACGCCGGCTGCGGCCGCGGCGGTTCGAGCGTCATGGCCCACCAGCGCTTCGGCTGCAAGGTCGAGGGCGTCACCCTCTCCTCCACGCAGGCCGAGTTCGGCAACAGGCGCGCGAAGGAGCTGGAGATCGACAGCCACGTCCGCGCGCAGGTCTGCAACATGCTGGACACTCCCTTCGAGAAGGGCAGCATCGCCGGCTCGTGGAACAACGAGTCGAGCATGTACGTCGACCTGGACGACCTGTTCGCCGAGCACTCCCGGTTCCTCAAGGTCGGTGGCCGCTACGTGACCATCACCGGCTGCTGGAACCCGAAGTACGGCCAGCCCTCGAAGTGGGTCTCCCAGATCAACGCGCACTTCGAGTGCAACATCCACTCGCGCCGTGAGTACCTGAAGGCGATGGCCGACAACCGCCTCGTCCCGCAGGCCGTCATCGACCTGACGCCGGACACCCTCCCCTACTGGGAGCTGCGGGCCACGTCCTCGCTGGTCACCGGCATCGAGGAGGCGTTCATCGAGTCGTACAAGGACGGCTCCTTCCAGTACGTCCTGATCGCGGCCGACCGCGTCTGACGTACCGCCCACCCCCACGGCCGAGGGGCGGGTCCGTCTTCCGACGGACCCGCCCCTCGCGTCATGCCGCGGCCGTCTCCTTCTCGGAGGCCTCGGCGGTCTCGGCGGCCGGTGCGCTCACCCGCTCGGTACGGGGCGCCTGGCCGGTCCGCAGGCCGAGGCGGGCGATGACCGCGACGAGCGCGAAGGCGGCGGCGCCGATCCAGAAGGTGAGGGTGAAGCCGGACTCGGCGGGCAGGGCCGGGACGCCGGCGGGCAGGTGCTCGATCGTCTGCGAGGCCAGGATCGTGGTGACCACGGCGCTGCCGACCGCGCTGCCGGTGGAGCGGGAGATCGAGTTGATGCCGTTGGCGATGCCGCTCTGGTGGTGCGGGACGCTCGCCATGATGACGGCGGGCATGGCCGCGTACCCGAAGCTGACGGCCGCGCCGACGATCACGCCGGCGCCGATCACCGACGCGGTGTGGCCGTGGTCGAGGGCGAGCCAGCCGAAGCCCACGGCGCCGAACGCGGCGGCCAGGGTCAGCGCGGTGCGCGGGCCGCGGTGGCGGACCAGGCGGCCGCCGATCGGCGAGGCGAGCAGGGAGACGATCGCGCCGGGCAGCAGGAACTCCACGGAGGCGCGGAGGATGGAGGCGCCGAAGCCGTAGCCGGTGAGGGCCTCGGGCATCTGGACGAGGTACGAGACGCCCAGGAAGTTCGCGAACATGCCGAAGCCGACGAGGATGCCGGCCAGGTTGGCCATGAGCACCGGCCGGTGCACGAACATCCGCATGTCGACGAGGGGCTCGCGGACCTTGAGCTCGGTGAAGACCCAGACGACGGTCATGACGGCCGCGGCCGCGAAGCTGCCCAGGGTGCGGCCGGAGGTCCAGCCCCATTCGTGGCCCTGCGAGATCGGCAGCAGGAGGAGCAGCAGGGTGGCGCCGAGGGTGAGCGCGCCGAGGAAGTCGGTGCGGCCGCCGGTCTTGTGGCGGGTCGCGGGGACCAGGAACACGACGGCGAGGAGGGCGATCGCGGCGAAGCCGGTGGCCATCCAGAAGGCGCTGCGGTAGTCGGCGTCGGAGCCGGAGGTGAGCAGGCCGGTGGCGACGAGCGCGAGACCGCTGCCGAAGGCGAGGGTGCCGCTGACCAGGGACATCGCGCCGGGCAGCTTCTGCGGGCGGACCTCCTCGCGCAGCACGGACAGGGCGAGCGGGAAGATCGCGGTGGCGGCGCCCTGGAGGACGCGGCCGAGGATCAGCAGGGGGAGCGAGGTCGCCAGGGCGGCGACGACGGAGCCGGCGACCATGACGCCGAGGACGGCGACCAGGGTGGGCTTCTTGCCGTGCTGGTCGCCGAAGCGGCCGAGCAGCGGGGTGAAGACGGCGGCGGAGAGCAGGGTGGCGGTGGTGACCCAGCTGACGTTGGCGGCCGAGGTGCCCAGGTCGGCGCGGATGAGGCCGAGGATCGGGACCGGCAGGGTCTGCATCATCGACACGACCATGGCGGCGAGGCTCAGCGCGAAGACGACGAGCGTCTCGCGCCGGGGATCGGCGGCGGGCGGGGTGGTCTCGTGACTCATGTGTGGGGACCTTCTCGGTGCTTCACGTCGTAGATGTTTGATGTCATCAAGTAATACGACGACGGTAGGCCCCGATGCTTGAGGAGGTCAAGTAAATGCTTGAGGTCCTTAAGTAAACAATTGATAATGTCAAGGATCGTGAGTATGCTCGAACCATGAGCGCGACGACCCCCGAGACGCCCACCAAGCTCCAGCTGCTCGAGCTCCTCGCCGCCATCGGCACGGCGCAGTGGCGCGACTTCGCCGCCGCTGCCGCCCACCACGGGCTGACGTCCACGCAGGCCAAGGTCCTCGCCCAGCTGAACGGTCCGCTGCCGATGCGCGCCCTCGCGACCCTGCTCGTCTGCGACGCGTCGAACGTCACCGGGATCATCGACCGCCTGGAGGGGCGCGGCCTGGTGCGCCGCGAGCCCGACGCCTCCGACCGGCGCGTGAAGAACGTCGTGGCGACCGACGAGGGCCGGGAGGTCATCCGGCGGGTCCGCGAGGAGATGCAGGCGACCCACGGCGCCCTCGACACCCTCGGCGCGGAGGACAGCGCCACCCTGTACGGCCTGCTCGCGCGGCTGCGACCGGGCATGGAGAACAACGCCTGAGTGTGGCTGCGCCCGGGCACGGAGAAGGGCGCCTGACGGGAAACCCCGTTCAGGCGCCCTTCTCCATGCCCGGCTCAGTCCCTGCGCTCCCCGAAGGCCCTCAGGATCTCCTCGGCGGCCAGGGTCGCCGTCAGCTCGCCGTCCCTGACCCGCCGCTCCAGGGAGGGCGTCACGTCCTGGACCGCCGGGTCGGCGCTCAGCCGTCGCAGCAGCTCGTCCCGGACCATCGACCACGTCCAGTCGACCTGCTGGTCCTGGCGCTTGGCCGCGAGGCGGCCGGTCGAGTCGAGGAGCGCCCGGTGCTGCTTCAGACGGTCCCAGACCTCGTCGAGGCCTGCCGACTCCCGGGCGCTGCAGCTCAGCACCGGCGGGGTCCAGGCCGCGTCGGCGCCGTGCATCAGCCGCAGCGCGCCCGCCAGCTCACGCGCGGCGGCGCGGGCGTCGCGCTCGTGCGGGCCGTCCGCCTTGTTGACGGCGACCACGTCGGCCAGCTCCAGGACGCCCTTCTTGATGCCCTGGAGCTGATCGCCGGTCCGGGCCAAGGTGAGCAGCAGGAACGAGTCGACCATGTTGGCGACGGCGGTCTCGGACTGGCCGACACCCACCGTCTCCACGAGCACCACGTCGTAGCCCGCGGCCTCCATCACGACCATCGACTCCCGCGTCGCCTTCGCGACGCCGCCGAGCGTGCCGGCGCTGGGGGAGGGGCGGACGAAGGCCGCCGGGTCGACGGCCAGCCGCTCCATCCGGGTCTTGTCGCCGAGGATCGAGCCGCCCGTACGGGTCGACGACGGGTCGACGGCGAGCACCGCCACCCGGTGGCCGAGCCCGGTCAGCATCGTCCCGAACGCGTCGATGAAGGTGGACTTCCCGACCCCGGGCACCCCGCTGATCCCGATCCGCACGGCCTTCCCGCTGTGCGGCAGGAGCTCCGTGAGGAGCTCCTGCGCGAGCGCACGGTGCTGGGGGCGCGTCGACTCGACGAGGGTGATCGCACGCGCGATCACCGCCCGCTTCCCGTCGAGCACGCCCTTCACATACGTGTCGAGACCGATCACAGGTCGTGCCCGAGGTCGGCCGCCAGCCGCGTCACCAGGTCGTGGGCCGCGTCGGGGATCACCGTCCCCGGCGGGAACACGGCCGCCGCGCCCATCTCCAGGAGCGTCGGCACGTCCTGCGGGGGGATGACGCCGCCGACCACGATCATGATGTCCTCGCGGCCCTCCGCCGCGAGCTCCTCCCGCAGCGCCGGCACGAGGGTGAGGTGCCCCGCGGCCAGCGACGAGACCCCGACGATGTGCACGTCCGCCTCGACGGCCTGACGCGCCACCTCGGCCGGGGTCTGGAACAGCGGGCCGACGTCCACGTCGAAGCCCAGGTCGGCGAAGGCGGTGGCGATCACCTTCTGGCCCCGGTCGTGGCCGTCCTGGCCCATCTTGGCGACCAGGATGCGCGGCCGGCGCCCCTCGGCCTCGCCGAAGGCGTCGACCAGGGTCCGGGTGCGCTCCACGGAGGGGGACTCGCCTGTCTCGGTGCGGTACACACCGGAGATCGTACGGATCTGCGCCGCGTGACGGCCGTACACCTTCTCCAGGGCCTCCGAGATCTCGCCGACGGTGGCCTTCGCGCGGGCCGCGCGCACGGCGAGCTCCAGGAGGTTGCCGTCGCCGCCCGCGGCGCGGGTGAGCGCGTCGAGCGCGTCCCGGCAGGCGGTCTCGTCGCGCTCCTCGCGCAGCCGCCGCAGCTTCTCGATCTGCTGGGCGCGGACGGAGGAGTTGTCGACCTTGAGGACCTCGATCTGCTCGTCGGACGCCACCCGGTACTTGTTGACGCCGATCACCGGCTGCCGTCCGGAGTCGATGCGGGCCTGGGTGCGGGCCGCGGCCTCCTCCACGCGCAGCTTGGGGATGCCCGCGTCGATGGCCTTGGCCATGCCGCCGGCCTGCTCGACCTCCTGGATGTGCTTCCACGCGCGGCGGGCCAGGTCGTAGGTGAGCTTCTCGACGTACGCGCTGCCGCCCCAGGGGTCGATCGTCCGGCAGGTGCCGGACTCCTGCTGGAGGAGCAGCTGCGTGTTGCGGGCGATGCGCGCCGAGAAGTCGGTGGGCAGCGCGAGGGCCTCGTCGAGGGCGTTGGTGTGCAGCGACTGGGTGTGGCCCTGGGTCGCGGCCATCGCCTCCACGCAGGTCCGCGTGACGTTGTTGAACACGTCCTGCGCGGTCAGCGACCAGCCGGAGGTCTGCGAATGGGTCCGCAGGGAAAGCGACTTGGCGTTCTGCGGGTCGAACTGCTTGACCAGCTTCGCCCAGAGCAGCCGGGCCGCGCGCAGCTTCGCGATCTCCATGAAGAAGTTCATGCCGATCGCCCAGAAGAACGACAGGCGCGGCGCGAACGCGTCCACGTCCAGGCCCGCTTCACGCCCGGCCCGGATGTACTCCACACCGTCCGCGAGCGTGTACGCCAGCTCCAGGTCGGCCGTCGCACCCGCCTCCTGGATGTGGTACCCGGAGATGGAGATGGAGTTGTAGCGCGGCATCCGCTGCGAGGTGTACGCGAAGATGTCGGAGATGATCCGCATCGACGGCCCGGGCGGATAGATGTACGTGTTGCGGACCATGAACTCCTTGAGGATGTCGTTCTGGATGGTCCCGGCCAGCTTCTCGGGCGGTACGCCCTGCTCCTCGGCGGCCACGATGTACAGCGCGAGCACGGGCAGCACCGCGCCGTTCATCGTCATCGACACGGACATCTTGTCCAGCGGGATGCCGTCGAACAGCTGCCGCATGTCGTAGATGGAGTCGATGGCCACGCCGGCCATGCCGACGTCACCGGTGACGCGCGGGTGGTCGCTGTCGTAGCCGCGGTGGGTCGGCAGGTCGAAGGCGACCGACAGGCCCTTCTGGCCGGCGGCGAGGTTGCGCCGGTAGAAGGCGTTCGACTCCTCGGCCGTGGAGAAGCCCGCGTACTGACGGATCGTCCAGGGCTGGTTGACGTACATGGTCGGGTACGGGCCGCGCAGGTACGGGGTCATGCCCGGACGGGTGTCCAGGAAGTCCAGGCCCTCCAGGTCCTGCCCGGTGTACAGCGGCTTGACGGCGATGCCCTCCGGGGTCTCCCACAGCAGGTCGTCACCGCCCGCCGCCTTCTCGACGGCCGTGCGCCACTCGTCGGACCCGCCCCCGGCGGCCTGTGCCCCGAGCTCGATCCCGGAGAAATCGGGGATGGACATCAGGACACTCCCATGCGGTCGAGGGCGGTGGAGAGCAGGGCGACGGCGTCGCAGCCGGCGAAGACGTACGAGTCGACACCGGCGTACGACGCGGGGCGCCCGGCCAGGAGGACGTGCTCGGCCCCGGCCGCGCGCAGCTCCCCGGCGGTGGCCTCGGCCTGCTCCTCGTACAGCGCGTCGTTGGAGCAGAGGCAGGCCTCGCGGGCGCCGCTCTCCTCGAACGTGCCCTCGGTGACGGCCTCGATGCCGCCCGCCTGGAAGAGGTTGGCGGCGAAGGTGAGCCGGGCCGAGTGCGCGGCCGCCGGGCCGAGCGCGGCCAGGTAGACGCGGGGCCGGGCACCGGTCGCCGCGAGGTGGGCGTCGGAGCGGGCGCGCAGCTCCTCGTACGCCTCGTCGCGCCGGACGCGGGGGAGGCCACCGGAGAGCGGCTGGGGCGCGGGCGCGCGGTCGACGGGCTTCTCCGCGAGGTGCGGGAACTCGCTGACGCCGGTGATGGGTTCGCGGCGGGTGGCGAGCTTCCTGCTGCGCGCGGCCCAGGTCTCGGCGAGCCGCTCGCCGATCAGGCCGGAGCGCAGCGCGGCCTCCTGGCCGCCCGCCCGCTCGATCGTCCGGAAGAACTCCCAGGCGGCGTGCGCGAGTTCGTCGGTGAGCTTCTCCACGTACCAGGAGCCGCCCGCCGGGTCGATGACCCGGGACAGGTGGGACTCCTCGATGAGGACGGTGGAGGTGTTGCGGGCGATCCGGCGGGCGAACGCGTCCGGCAGGCCGAGCGCGTCGTCGAAGGGCAGCACGGTGACGCTGTCGGCGCCGCCCACACCGGCCGCGAGGGTCGCGATGGTGGTGCGCAGCATGTTCACCCAGGGGTCGCGGCGCGTCATCATCACCGGCGAGGTCACCGCGTGCTGGCGCTGCGCGCCCGCCTCCGGGGCGCCGCAGGCCTCGGCGACACGGGCCCACAGGCGGCGCGCGGCGCGCAGCTTGGCGATCGTCAGGAACTGGTCGGCGGTGGCGGCGTAACGGAACTCCAGCTGCCCGCAGGCCTCGGTGACGCTCAGTCCGGCCTCGGTCAGGCCCCGCAGGTAGGCGACACCGGTCGCGAGGGAGCAGCCGAGCTCCTGCGCGGCCGAGCCGCCGGCCTCGTGGTACGGCAGGGCGTCCACGGTGAGGGCCCGAAGGCCCGGGTACGTGTCGGCGCAGCGGCGTGCGAGGCCGGCGACGGACGCCAGGTCGTAGGCCGCGCGGCCGGTGCGGGCCTCGTGGCCCAGCGGGTCGGCGCCCAGGCTGCCGCGGGCCGCCTCCGGGGCGACGCCCCGCTCCTCGTACAGCCGCAGCAGCCGCTCGGCGGCCGCCTCCGTCTCGTCGCCCGCGTCGAGGACGACGGGCGCGAGGTCGAGGTAGACGCCGTCGAGGACGCCGTCGAGCGAGGACACCGGGATGCCCGTGCCGCCGACGCCGAGCCACAGGGAGGTGACGCCGTTCTCCAGGTCGGCGAGGACGGCCTCGTTGTCGGCCGTCAGGTGCCGCTGGCGCACGTCCCAGCCGCCGACGGTGTTGCCCTCGGCCCGCCCGCCGCGCACGAAGGGCGCGAAGCCGGGGAGGCCGGGGTCGGGCGCGGTGTCGCGCGCGGTGTACAGGGGGCGGGTGCCGAGGCCGTCCTCAAGGAGGGTGGACAGGGCGTCCTCGGCGGCGGCGCCGGAGACCTCCTTGCCCGACTTGCGCAGGACACCCGCCACGAGGTGTTGCCACTGATCGTGTGGCGCGTCTGGGAATTCGGACGCCAGGGAGAGCCCGTCGTCAGGCAGGACCGTCATGGCTCGGATGCTAGGGGAGATCGCTAAAGGAACAGCAGGGCGTACAGCTGTGACCTTCTTCTCTTCGAGAGGGTGAGTTAGGTTAGGCTTGCCTAAGTATTCAGGTCTCCGTCGTCCTTCTCCCCGGGAGTACGTGCATGCGTCCCTTCAGCGCCCACACCGCGCGACCCACGCCCGCCGAACGCGTCCGGTCGATCCTGACCGCCGCCCACTCGATGACCGTCGTCACCGACGGAGTCCACCAGGAGGTCCACCGCCTCGACGGCACCGGGCCCCTGGGACACCTCCACCTCCACGACCCCTCCGAGGACTGCCCCACCGGACGGACCGCCCGCATCCCCGTCCGCCTCGAACTCACCGACATCGCCCCCACCCCCGTACGCCGACGCCTGCGCGCCCGCGTCACCCTGACCGGCCTCCTTGCCGCCCCGTACACCTCGGAGGCGACCACGAGCACCTGCCTGGAGTTCGGCCAGGCCCTCATCGAGGACGACGAAGGACGCACGTACGTCACCCTCGACGAGA
The DNA window shown above is from Streptomyces vietnamensis and carries:
- the scpA gene encoding methylmalonyl-CoA mutase — its product is MSIPDFSGIELGAQAAGGGSDEWRTAVEKAAGGDDLLWETPEGIAVKPLYTGQDLEGLDFLDTRPGMTPYLRGPYPTMYVNQPWTIRQYAGFSTAEESNAFYRRNLAAGQKGLSVAFDLPTHRGYDSDHPRVTGDVGMAGVAIDSIYDMRQLFDGIPLDKMSVSMTMNGAVLPVLALYIVAAEEQGVPPEKLAGTIQNDILKEFMVRNTYIYPPGPSMRIISDIFAYTSQRMPRYNSISISGYHIQEAGATADLELAYTLADGVEYIRAGREAGLDVDAFAPRLSFFWAIGMNFFMEIAKLRAARLLWAKLVKQFDPQNAKSLSLRTHSQTSGWSLTAQDVFNNVTRTCVEAMAATQGHTQSLHTNALDEALALPTDFSARIARNTQLLLQQESGTCRTIDPWGGSAYVEKLTYDLARRAWKHIQEVEQAGGMAKAIDAGIPKLRVEEAAARTQARIDSGRQPVIGVNKYRVASDEQIEVLKVDNSSVRAQQIEKLRRLREERDETACRDALDALTRAAGGDGNLLELAVRAARAKATVGEISEALEKVYGRHAAQIRTISGVYRTETGESPSVERTRTLVDAFGEAEGRRPRILVAKMGQDGHDRGQKVIATAFADLGFDVDVGPLFQTPAEVARQAVEADVHIVGVSSLAAGHLTLVPALREELAAEGREDIMIVVGGVIPPQDVPTLLEMGAAAVFPPGTVIPDAAHDLVTRLAADLGHDL
- a CDS encoding MarR family winged helix-turn-helix transcriptional regulator — encoded protein: MSATTPETPTKLQLLELLAAIGTAQWRDFAAAAAHHGLTSTQAKVLAQLNGPLPMRALATLLVCDASNVTGIIDRLEGRGLVRREPDASDRRVKNVVATDEGREVIRRVREEMQATHGALDTLGAEDSATLYGLLARLRPGMENNA
- a CDS encoding MFS transporter, which gives rise to MSHETTPPAADPRRETLVVFALSLAAMVVSMMQTLPVPILGLIRADLGTSAANVSWVTTATLLSAAVFTPLLGRFGDQHGKKPTLVAVLGVMVAGSVVAALATSLPLLILGRVLQGAATAIFPLALSVLREEVRPQKLPGAMSLVSGTLAFGSGLALVATGLLTSGSDADYRSAFWMATGFAAIALLAVVFLVPATRHKTGGRTDFLGALTLGATLLLLLLPISQGHEWGWTSGRTLGSFAAAAVMTVVWVFTELKVREPLVDMRMFVHRPVLMANLAGILVGFGMFANFLGVSYLVQMPEALTGYGFGASILRASVEFLLPGAIVSLLASPIGGRLVRHRGPRTALTLAAAFGAVGFGWLALDHGHTASVIGAGVIVGAAVSFGYAAMPAVIMASVPHHQSGIANGINSISRSTGSAVGSAVVTTILASQTIEHLPAGVPALPAESGFTLTFWIGAAAFALVAVIARLGLRTGQAPRTERVSAPAAETAEASEKETAAA
- a CDS encoding family 2 encapsulin nanocompartment cargo protein terpene cyclase; the encoded protein is MPDPGLSPLQSSLPGAAASFTARVLADAAAHGFAVPHIAAETQPLPTEAPAGAPTEAPAGIPTGLPAGAPAGMAVGAAAAPVVEPAPATTRSQPDPGWVLRGPSGLGTAGLSLVPRAEPPALPAEHPALPAEPLAAPADALIIPGLYWHPVPEPDPVRMEEVSRRIKSWALDEIQLYPEDWEGDFDGFRVGPYMVACHPDAPSIEHLMVAARLMVAENAVDDCYCEDLGGSPIGLGGRLLLAHTALDPLHSTAEYQPQWAESLHADAPRRAYRSAMEYFVRLATPSQADRFRHDMARLHMGYLAEAAWDETNHVPEVWEYLTMRQFNNFRPCPTITDTVGGYELPTDLHAQPAMQRVLALAGNASTIVNDLYSYTKELASPGRHMNLPVVLADRESLSEKDAYLKAVEVHNDLMRDFEAASAELAAACPVPSVLRFLKGVAVWVDGNHYWHQTNTYRYSLPDFW
- a CDS encoding geranyl diphosphate 2-C-methyltransferase — translated: MTNTELPTVNGTSAFVPAPATPYQGDIARYWNAEARPVNLRLGDVDGLYHHHYGIGAVDHAALGDVEDSEYEKKLISELHRLESAQAEVLLDHLGPISPEDTLVDAGCGRGGSSVMAHQRFGCKVEGVTLSSTQAEFGNRRAKELEIDSHVRAQVCNMLDTPFEKGSIAGSWNNESSMYVDLDDLFAEHSRFLKVGGRYVTITGCWNPKYGQPSKWVSQINAHFECNIHSRREYLKAMADNRLVPQAVIDLTPDTLPYWELRATSSLVTGIEEAFIESYKDGSFQYVLIAADRV
- the meaB gene encoding methylmalonyl Co-A mutase-associated GTPase MeaB, which translates into the protein MIGLDTYVKGVLDGKRAVIARAITLVESTRPQHRALAQELLTELLPHSGKAVRIGISGVPGVGKSTFIDAFGTMLTGLGHRVAVLAVDPSSTRTGGSILGDKTRMERLAVDPAAFVRPSPSAGTLGGVAKATRESMVVMEAAGYDVVLVETVGVGQSETAVANMVDSFLLLTLARTGDQLQGIKKGVLELADVVAVNKADGPHERDARAAARELAGALRLMHGADAAWTPPVLSCSARESAGLDEVWDRLKQHRALLDSTGRLAAKRQDQQVDWTWSMVRDELLRRLSADPAVQDVTPSLERRVRDGELTATLAAEEILRAFGERRD
- a CDS encoding DUF2470 domain-containing protein, with the translated sequence MRPFSAHTARPTPAERVRSILTAAHSMTVVTDGVHQEVHRLDGTGPLGHLHLHDPSEDCPTGRTARIPVRLELTDIAPTPVRRRLRARVTLTGLLAAPYTSEATTSTCLEFGQALIEDDEGRTYVTLDEIRATAPDPMATREATMLTHLVDRHAELVPLLLRLVRPRPERDLTRALPVALDRYGITLRLEHRTGHHQDARLPFPTPLTETDQAGPRIHALLAAARRSSHTHHLLT
- a CDS encoding methylmalonyl-CoA mutase family protein — encoded protein: MTVLPDDGLSLASEFPDAPHDQWQHLVAGVLRKSGKEVSGAAAEDALSTLLEDGLGTRPLYTARDTAPDPGLPGFAPFVRGGRAEGNTVGGWDVRQRHLTADNEAVLADLENGVTSLWLGVGGTGIPVSSLDGVLDGVYLDLAPVVLDAGDETEAAAERLLRLYEERGVAPEAARGSLGADPLGHEARTGRAAYDLASVAGLARRCADTYPGLRALTVDALPYHEAGGSAAQELGCSLATGVAYLRGLTEAGLSVTEACGQLEFRYAATADQFLTIAKLRAARRLWARVAEACGAPEAGAQRQHAVTSPVMMTRRDPWVNMLRTTIATLAAGVGGADSVTVLPFDDALGLPDAFARRIARNTSTVLIEESHLSRVIDPAGGSWYVEKLTDELAHAAWEFFRTIERAGGQEAALRSGLIGERLAETWAARSRKLATRREPITGVSEFPHLAEKPVDRAPAPQPLSGGLPRVRRDEAYEELRARSDAHLAATGARPRVYLAALGPAAAHSARLTFAANLFQAGGIEAVTEGTFEESGAREACLCSNDALYEEQAEATAGELRAAGAEHVLLAGRPASYAGVDSYVFAGCDAVALLSTALDRMGVS